From the Sulfuriferula nivalis genome, the window TATAACGGTCACCATCTTCATCGGGCGAACCAGGAGGGCCGCCTGCTACATCGGCACCGTGGTCGTAGAAAATTTCAGTGCATGGCCCGCAAGGACCGGTGTCACCCATTTGCCAGAAATTGTCTGACCCACCACTGGCTTTGTCGCCGATACGAATAACGCGATCACTAGGAATGCCCATTTCCTCTGTCCAGATGGTATGCGCTTCATCATCAGTGTGATAAACCGTGACCCACAGTTTTTCTTTAGGAATGTTGAGTTCGGTGGTCAGGAACTCCCAGGCAAATTGAATTGCATTACGTTTGAAGTAGTCGCCAAAGCTGAAGTTGCCCAACATTTCAAAAAAAGTATGATGACGTGCGGTGTAGCCTACGTTTTCCAGATCATTATGTTTACCACCTGCGCGGACGCAACGTTGTGAACTTGCCGCACGGACGTAGGGTCGGTGTTCGCGCCCAAGAAAGACATCTTTGAACTGCACCATCCCTGCATTAGTAAATAGCAGGGTGGGGTCATTGCCGGGTATCAGCTGGCTGGATGCAACAGGGGTGTGGCCATGGCGGGCAAAGAAGTCAAGGAAGCGTTGACGAATTTCACTACTTTTCATGATGATAGGCTAGGTAAATTGAATAACCCTCATTTTAGCTTGGAAACGTAATAAATTCACCACAAAAAAGAGCCACACAACGGTGGCTCTTGATTTTCGAGGTGGTCCTGATGAGTTAAACGACGTATCCTGGATTGTTGCCTATGCCAACTACTTTTGGTGTGTTCAGTTTCCGTGGTGTGACAACTTTAATATCACGCAAGTAGGTAGCGACTACATCCCAGATTGGGGTGCCAGTAACGCCTTCACCAACAGGCGCCCAGCCGGCAACTTTGTATTTCCGATTTGCATCTACGGGCTTGCCTTTGAGTGTCATGTTGCTAATGCGGTTACCTATCGTATTGTTGGGATTGACGGTATATTGGATGCCGCCCACTCGTACCATGTCACCACCTTGTTGGTAGTATGGGTCGCTATTGAATAGGTTGTCGCAAACATCTTCCATAATGCCCTTGATAGTAGCACCTGTCATTTCGTTCAAGGTGGACGATGGGTAGGTAATAGCAGTCTGATCCATCAATTTGTCCATAGTGATGACATCGCCAGACAACAGGCTGGTTCCCCAACGGAAGCCTGGTGAGAATGCAGCATCAGCACCTTTAACGGTCATTAGCGCATCAAGGATGAGTTGGTCAAATGTGCCATTGAAATTGCCGCGACGATAAAGCATGTCTTCTGTGACAGCGAGTTTTTCGTTGAGTTTTGCCGCGAAAGGTGCGCGTACATCTTCGATGTATTTAGCCATCTTTGCATCAGGTGCGATCAGATTAGAGAATACAGGCAGTAAGCGATATTTCCAGCCCACAATTTTGTTACCTCGGACATCGAAATCCATGACGCCGAGGAATTTGCCGTTAGAGCCTGCGTTGGTAACCAGTGTAGTGCCCTTTGCATTTTTAACCTGATAAGGTTGAGGCACGCCGTCATGTGTATGACCACCAAAAATAGCATCGATGCCAGTGACGCGTGAGGCCATCTTGATATCCACGTCCATACCATTGTGCGAAAGTACAACGACAACCTGTGCGCCTTTTGCGCGCGCTTCATCAACGATCTTCTGCATGTTTTCGTCTTGTATGCCGAACGTCCAGTCTGGAACCATGTAGCGTGGGTTTGCAATCGGGGTGTAAGGGAAGGATTGGCCAATAATAGCGACTTGTACGCCATTCATGACTTTCATCACATACGGTTTAAATACCTGATCACCAAAATCGTTGGTAGTCACATTTTGTGCAACAAAGTCGATACTGTTTTTAAAATCATTTTCTACGATGTGCTTAACGCGTTCTGCACCATAAGTATATTCCCAGTGACCAGTCATGACGTCTACACCTAATAATTTGCAGGCGTCGACCATGTCTTGTGCATTAGTCCATAGGGAGGTTGCTGAACCTTGCCAGGTATCGCCACCATCGAGCAACAATGAGTCTGGGCGGGAGGCACGTATTTTATCTACCAGCGTTTTCAGGTGGGCAAAGCCACCTACTTTGCCATAAG encodes:
- the soxB gene encoding thiosulfohydrolase SoxB, translated to MMNRREFLQLLAVAAASGMAIDSKQALAGNAPSDFYDIPTFGNVSLMHMTDCHAQLLPIYFREPNVNIGIGSALGQPPHLVGEYLLKHYGIRPGTREAYAFTYLDFQAAARTYGKVGGFAHLKTLVDKIRASRPDSLLLDGGDTWQGSATSLWTNAQDMVDACKLLGVDVMTGHWEYTYGAERVKHIVENDFKNSIDFVAQNVTTNDFGDQVFKPYVMKVMNGVQVAIIGQSFPYTPIANPRYMVPDWTFGIQDENMQKIVDEARAKGAQVVVVLSHNGMDVDIKMASRVTGIDAIFGGHTHDGVPQPYQVKNAKGTTLVTNAGSNGKFLGVMDFDVRGNKIVGWKYRLLPVFSNLIAPDAKMAKYIEDVRAPFAAKLNEKLAVTEDMLYRRGNFNGTFDQLILDALMTVKGADAAFSPGFRWGTSLLSGDVITMDKLMDQTAITYPSSTLNEMTGATIKGIMEDVCDNLFNSDPYYQQGGDMVRVGGIQYTVNPNNTIGNRISNMTLKGKPVDANRKYKVAGWAPVGEGVTGTPIWDVVATYLRDIKVVTPRKLNTPKVVGIGNNPGYVV